A region of Candidatus Paceibacterota bacterium DNA encodes the following proteins:
- the ruvB gene encoding Holliday junction branch migration DNA helicase RuvB, whose amino-acid sequence MSRGINPNNETSPELKGSTDENKKDDSFLDQTLRPSHWDEYIGQQNIKENLRILLTAAKERNHPPEHLLFYGPPGLGKTTLAYLIAKETGAQIKVTSGPAIEKVGDLASILTNLLPGDILFIDEVHRLNKTIEEVLYPAMESGSLDIIIGKGPSARTIQLELPAFTLVAATTRIALLSAPLRSRFSGGTFRLEFYSEDEIKKIIDRSAKILGTNLVQEASQAIAKRSRFTPRMANYLLKRCRDFAQVHKESLSGEIVERALELLGVDELGLSPSDRRILSVIIDKFRGGPVGLGTIAAATGEEEATIEEVIEPYLIQLGLLERTARGRIATPSAYLHLDFELPVDRQEKLI is encoded by the coding sequence ATGTCAAGAGGAATAAACCCCAACAATGAAACCTCCCCTGAACTTAAAGGGAGTACTGACGAAAACAAAAAAGATGATTCTTTTCTTGATCAAACCCTCAGACCATCTCATTGGGATGAATATATTGGGCAACAAAACATAAAAGAGAATCTGCGAATACTTCTTACCGCTGCAAAAGAGCGAAATCATCCACCAGAGCACCTTCTTTTTTATGGTCCTCCAGGCCTCGGAAAAACAACCTTAGCTTATTTGATAGCCAAAGAAACTGGCGCTCAAATTAAAGTTACCTCTGGTCCAGCAATTGAAAAAGTTGGGGACCTTGCTTCTATTCTTACAAACCTTCTTCCGGGCGATATTCTTTTTATTGATGAAGTTCATCGACTAAACAAAACCATTGAGGAAGTTCTTTATCCTGCAATGGAATCCGGTTCTCTTGATATCATTATTGGCAAAGGGCCATCTGCGAGAACTATTCAACTCGAACTACCAGCTTTCACTTTAGTTGCGGCAACTACTCGTATCGCACTTCTATCTGCACCACTACGCTCTCGTTTTTCTGGTGGAACATTCCGTCTCGAGTTTTACAGCGAAGACGAAATTAAAAAAATAATTGACCGGTCAGCAAAAATTTTGGGAACTAATCTCGTACAGGAAGCTTCTCAAGCAATCGCTAAAAGAAGCAGATTCACACCACGCATGGCTAATTATCTTTTAAAGAGGTGTCGAGATTTCGCTCAAGTTCACAAAGAATCTTTATCTGGAGAGATAGTAGAACGAGCATTAGAACTTTTGGGAGTTGATGAACTTGGACTTTCCCCTTCAGACAGGAGAATCCTTTCTGTGATTATTGATAAATTCCGCGGTGGACCAGTTGGCCTCGGTACAATTGCCGCAGCAACAGGAGAGGAGGAGGCAACAATTGAAGAGGTTATCGAGCCATATTTGATTCAGCTTGGATTACTTGAACGCACTGCTCGTGGTCGCATCGCTACTCCTAGCGCATATCTACATTTAGATTTTGAGCTACCGGTTGATAGGCAAGAAAAACTTATTTAA